GAGCGGAACCGTGAGCGGCGCGCCGGACGTCTCGAAGGCTTCGATCAGCCGGTCCAAGGTCGCGGCCTCGACGAGCGGGTGGTCCACGGGCCAGACGACGAACGCCGAGACCCCGGCGGGCAGCGCGGCGATGCCGAGGCGCAGGGAGGACAGCATCCCGCGGTCCGGCTTCGGGTTGACCACTACGATGCCGCGGGGGAGGCCGACCGCCGTGCGGATCTCCTTCGCGTAGTGGCCGAGCACGACGCGCACCGCGCTCACCCGGGTCAGGGCCAGCGTGTGGAGGATCGTTCCGAGGAACGTGGAGCCGCGGCACGGCAGGAGCGGCTTGGGTCTCCCCATTCGCTCCGACTTGCCGCCCGCGAGAACGATCGCTCCGATCACACGCCCTCCCGAGCGGCGCGTCTAGGCGTGGAGGCCCTAGGGTGCCGAGAGCGCCATTCCGAACTTCTCGATCAGCGGAAGGGCCTCGTCCGTCCTCCTGATCAGGAGCACCACCGGGACCTTCCCGGTCGAGCGGTGCACGCACACCCATCCCGCGTCGAGGAACTTGCGGATCAGGCGCGAGTTGGACGGGTGGTA
This sequence is a window from Terriglobia bacterium. Protein-coding genes within it:
- a CDS encoding nucleotidyltransferase family protein, with amino-acid sequence MIGAIVLAGGKSERMGRPKPLLPCRGSTFLGTILHTLALTRVSAVRVVLGHYAKEIRTAVGLPRGIVVVNPKPDRGMLSSLRLGIAALPAGVSAFVVWPVDHPLVEAATLDRLIEAFETSGAPLTVPLHSGRRGHPALFSMALAPEIDAAPAAEGARAVVRAHARDVIEVAVDDRWVAAGIDTPEAYAAAFGRPAVGE